One genomic segment of Fusobacterium nucleatum includes these proteins:
- the nikA gene encoding nickel ABC transporter substrate-binding protein, translated as MKKLIKLFLMLALSLLFLVACGEKGKEETKTENTQKKTLTISWHQDIGFLNPHAYLPDQFITQGMVYEGLVNYGENGEILPSLAESWEISEDGKTYTFHLRKGVKFSDGSDFNANNVKKNFDSIFLNKERHSWFGLTGHISSYRAVDENTFEFILDEAYTPTLYDLAMIRPIRFLADAGFPDDGDTYKGIKASIGTGPWILKEHKKDEYAIFEKNPNYWGEKPILDEVVIKIIPDAETRALQFEAGELDMIYGNGLISYDTFKSYQEDPKYKTAVSDPMSTRLLMFNTTTGPLSDINLRYALTYATDKKAISEGILNGIEKPADTIFAPNMPHSKQDLKPFEYNLDKAKEYIEKAGYKMGKEFYEKDGKVLTVVFPYIATKTLDKQIAEYIQGQWKKIGVNVEIKALEEKNFWEETDDLKYNVMLNYSWGAPWDPHAYINAMATVAENGNPDYEAQLGLPMKKELDAKIHQVLLEANPEKVEQLYKEILTTLHEQAVYVPLTYQSLIAVYRDNLIGVRFMPQEYELPLSYIDKK; from the coding sequence ATGAAAAAATTAATAAAGTTGTTTTTAATGTTAGCATTATCTTTACTATTTTTAGTTGCTTGTGGTGAAAAAGGTAAAGAGGAAACAAAAACTGAAAATACACAAAAGAAGACTTTAACAATATCATGGCATCAAGATATTGGATTTTTAAATCCACATGCTTATTTACCAGATCAATTTATTACACAGGGAATGGTTTATGAAGGGCTTGTAAATTATGGAGAAAATGGTGAAATTTTGCCATCACTTGCAGAAAGTTGGGAAATTTCTGAAGATGGAAAAACATATACTTTTCATTTAAGAAAGGGAGTAAAATTTTCAGATGGTAGTGATTTTAATGCAAATAATGTAAAGAAAAATTTTGATTCTATATTTTTAAATAAAGAAAGACATTCTTGGTTTGGATTAACTGGACATATCAGTTCATATAGAGCAGTAGATGAAAATACTTTTGAATTTATTTTAGATGAAGCTTACACTCCAACTTTATATGATTTAGCAATGATAAGACCAATTCGTTTTTTAGCTGATGCAGGTTTTCCAGATGATGGAGATACATACAAAGGTATAAAAGCATCAATAGGAACAGGACCTTGGATATTAAAAGAACATAAAAAAGATGAATATGCAATTTTTGAAAAGAATCCTAACTATTGGGGAGAAAAACCTATACTTGATGAAGTAGTAATAAAGATAATTCCAGATGCAGAAACAAGAGCTTTGCAATTTGAAGCTGGTGAACTTGATATGATTTATGGAAATGGTTTAATAAGCTATGATACTTTTAAATCTTATCAAGAAGATCCAAAATATAAGACAGCGGTATCTGATCCTATGTCAACAAGATTACTTATGTTTAATACAACAACAGGTCCATTAAGTGATATTAATTTAAGATATGCACTAACTTATGCAACTGATAAGAAAGCAATATCTGAAGGTATACTAAATGGTATAGAAAAACCAGCAGATACAATATTTGCACCAAATATGCCTCACTCGAAACAAGATTTAAAACCTTTTGAATATAATCTTGATAAAGCAAAAGAATATATTGAAAAAGCAGGATATAAAATGGGAAAAGAATTCTATGAAAAAGATGGAAAAGTTCTAACAGTAGTATTCCCATATATAGCAACAAAAACTTTAGATAAACAAATTGCTGAATATATTCAAGGACAATGGAAAAAAATTGGAGTTAATGTAGAAATAAAAGCATTAGAAGAAAAGAATTTCTGGGAAGAGACAGATGATTTAAAATATAATGTAATGTTAAATTATTCTTGGGGAGCACCTTGGGATCCACATGCTTATATAAATGCTATGGCAACCGTTGCAGAAAATGGAAATCCTGATTATGAAGCTCAACTTGGTTTACCAATGAAAAAAGAATTAGATGCAAAAATTCATCAAGTTTTACTTGAAGCTAATCCAGAAAAAGTAGAACAACTTTATAAAGAAATCTTAACAACATTACATGAACAAGCTGTTTATGTACCTTTAACTTATCAATCTCTAATAGCAGTATATAGAGATAACTTAATAGGAGTTAGATTTATGCCTCAAGAATATGAATTACCTTTAAGTTATATAGATAAAAAATAA
- the ribE gene encoding riboflavin synthase, protein MFTGLVEEKGSVISLNNGDKSIKLKIKANKVLENVKLGDSIATNGVCLTVTEFSKDYFVADCMFETISRSNLKRLKAGDEVNLEKSITLATPLGGHLVTGDVDCEGEIVSITQEGIAKIYEIKISRKYMRYIVEKGRATIDGASLTVISLTDDTFSVSLIPHTQEKIILGSKKVGDIVNIETDLVGKYIERFVYLDKLEEKENKKSKITKEFLLENGF, encoded by the coding sequence ATGTTTACAGGTTTAGTTGAAGAAAAAGGTAGTGTTATTTCTTTAAATAATGGAGATAAATCTATCAAATTAAAAATAAAAGCGAATAAAGTTTTAGAAAATGTTAAACTTGGAGATAGTATAGCAACCAATGGTGTGTGCCTGACAGTTACTGAATTCTCAAAAGATTATTTTGTTGCAGATTGTATGTTTGAAACTATTTCTAGGTCTAATTTAAAAAGATTAAAAGCAGGAGATGAAGTGAATTTAGAAAAATCTATCACTCTAGCAACTCCACTTGGTGGACATTTAGTTACTGGTGATGTGGACTGTGAAGGTGAGATTGTTTCTATCACACAAGAAGGAATTGCTAAAATTTATGAGATAAAAATTAGCAGAAAATATATGAGATACATTGTTGAAAAAGGGAGAGCTACTATTGATGGAGCCAGTCTTACAGTCATTTCTCTAACTGATGATACTTTCTCTGTTTCTCTTATACCTCATACACAAGAAAAAATTATATTAGGTAGTAAAAAAGTTGGGGATATTGTAAATATTGAAACTGACTTAGTTGGAAAATATATTGAAAGATTTGTCTATCTTGACAAACTTGAAGAAAAAGAAAATAAAAAAAGTAAAATTACAAAAGAATTTTTACTTGAAAATGGTTTTTAG
- the ribH gene encoding 6,7-dimethyl-8-ribityllumazine synthase, translated as MKVFEGKFNGKGTKIAIVAARFNEFITSKLIGGAEDILKRHEVQDDDINLFWVPGAFEIPLIAKKLAQSKKYDAVITLGAVIKGSTPHFDYVCAEVSKGVAHVSLESEIPVIFGVLTTNSIEEAIERAGTKAGNKGADAAMTAIEMINLIKGI; from the coding sequence ATGAAAGTATTTGAAGGAAAATTTAATGGAAAAGGAACAAAAATTGCAATAGTTGCAGCTAGATTTAATGAATTTATTACATCTAAATTAATAGGTGGAGCAGAAGATATTTTAAAAAGACACGAAGTTCAAGATGATGATATAAATCTATTTTGGGTACCTGGAGCATTTGAAATACCTTTAATAGCTAAAAAATTAGCACAATCAAAAAAATATGATGCAGTTATAACATTAGGAGCTGTTATAAAAGGTTCTACACCTCACTTTGATTATGTATGTGCAGAAGTTTCAAAAGGTGTTGCACATGTTAGTTTAGAAAGTGAAATTCCTGTGATATTTGGGGTTTTAACAACTAACTCAATAGAAGAAGCTATTGAAAGAGCAGGAACAAAAGCTGGTAATAAAGGAGCTGATGCTGCTATGACTGCTATTGAAATGATAAATTTAATAAAAGGAATCTAA
- a CDS encoding ABC transporter permease, producing MKKKIFDIISALLVISILAFIFIQLSPGDPAENYLRASHLPITDELLKQKKEELGLNSPLIIQYLKWLKNVLLGNFGYSFLRKEPAIYLTFKALYATFQLTIFSTFLIILISLPIGILSAIKTGTWIDKIVISITTIFVSMPVFWLGFSLILLFSVKLNWLPVSGRGGFLNFILPSITLSVPFIGQYIEFIKKSILENIQNNLLENAVLRGLKKRYIIFNYLLKGAWIPILSGFSFTFVSILTGSILVEEIFSWPGIGFLFTKAIQAGDIPLIQACIMVFGMLFIIATHFMNSILKYLDPRIKGGKNNG from the coding sequence ATGAAAAAAAAGATTTTTGATATTATTTCTGCATTGCTTGTAATATCAATACTTGCTTTTATATTTATCCAACTTTCACCAGGAGATCCCGCAGAAAATTATCTGCGGGCTTCTCATCTTCCTATAACAGATGAATTATTAAAGCAAAAAAAAGAAGAATTAGGCTTAAATTCTCCATTAATAATTCAATATTTAAAATGGTTAAAAAATGTTTTATTGGGAAATTTTGGATATTCATTTTTAAGGAAAGAACCAGCTATTTATTTAACTTTTAAAGCCTTATATGCAACTTTTCAATTAACAATATTTTCAACATTTCTAATAATATTAATTTCTTTACCAATAGGAATATTATCAGCTATAAAAACTGGAACTTGGATAGATAAAATAGTTATCAGTATCACAACAATATTTGTTTCAATGCCTGTTTTTTGGTTAGGCTTTTCATTGATATTATTATTTTCAGTAAAATTAAACTGGTTGCCAGTTTCTGGGAGAGGAGGATTTTTAAATTTTATTCTTCCAAGTATAACATTATCTGTTCCTTTTATAGGTCAATATATAGAATTTATTAAAAAAAGTATATTAGAAAATATACAAAATAATTTATTAGAAAATGCAGTATTAAGAGGTTTGAAAAAAAGATACATAATATTTAATTATCTTTTAAAAGGAGCTTGGATACCTATTTTAAGTGGATTTTCTTTTACTTTTGTATCTATACTTACAGGTTCTATACTTGTTGAAGAAATATTTTCTTGGCCAGGAATAGGTTTTCTTTTTACAAAGGCAATTCAAGCGGGGGATATACCTTTGATTCAGGCTTGTATTATGGTTTTTGGTATGTTATTTATAATAGCAACACATTTTATGAATAGTATTTTAAAATATTTAGACCCAAGGATTAAAGGTGGAAAAAACAATGGCTAA
- a CDS encoding bifunctional 3,4-dihydroxy-2-butanone-4-phosphate synthase/GTP cyclohydrolase II gives MIYKIEDVLEDIKNGIPLIIVDDENRENEGDLFVAAEKATYESINLMATFARGLTCTPMSTEYAVRLNLDPMTARNTDAKCTAFTVSVDAKEGTTTGISIADRLTTIKKLADINSVANDFTRPGHIFPLIAKDRGVLEREGHTEATVDLCKICGLTPVSVICEILKDDGTMARMDDLEIFAKEHNLKIITIADLIKYRKRTEQLMKIDVVANMPTDSGTFKIVGFDNLIDGKEHIALVKGDVAGKENVTVRIHSECFTGDILGSLRCDCGSQLKTAMRRIDRLGEGIVLYLRQEGRGIGLLNKLRAYNLQEEGMDTLDANLHLGFGADMRDYAVAAQMLKALGVKSIKLLTNNPLKINGLEEYGMPVVEREEIEIEANKINKIYLKTKKERMGHLLKIK, from the coding sequence ATGATTTACAAAATTGAGGATGTATTAGAAGATATTAAGAATGGTATTCCTCTAATAATAGTAGATGATGAAAATAGAGAAAATGAAGGGGATCTTTTTGTTGCTGCTGAGAAAGCAACTTATGAAAGTATCAACCTTATGGCAACATTTGCAAGAGGTTTAACTTGTACACCTATGTCAACTGAATATGCTGTTAGATTGAATTTAGACCCAATGACTGCAAGAAATACAGATGCAAAATGTACTGCCTTTACTGTATCAGTTGATGCAAAAGAAGGAACTACAACTGGAATTTCAATAGCTGATAGACTTACAACTATAAAAAAATTAGCAGATATTAATTCTGTGGCTAATGATTTTACAAGACCTGGGCATATTTTTCCATTGATTGCAAAAGATAGAGGTGTGTTGGAAAGAGAAGGACATACTGAGGCAACAGTTGATTTATGTAAAATTTGTGGACTTACACCTGTATCTGTTATCTGTGAAATTTTAAAAGATGATGGTACTATGGCAAGAATGGATGATTTAGAAATTTTTGCTAAAGAACATAATTTAAAAATTATTACAATAGCTGATTTAATAAAATATAGAAAAAGAACTGAACAGCTTATGAAAATTGATGTTGTTGCTAATATGCCAACTGATAGTGGTACATTTAAAATTGTAGGTTTTGATAATCTCATTGATGGTAAAGAACATATTGCCCTTGTCAAAGGTGATGTTGCTGGTAAAGAAAATGTTACAGTTAGAATACACTCTGAATGTTTCACAGGAGATATTTTAGGTTCTTTAAGATGTGATTGTGGTTCTCAATTAAAAACTGCAATGAGAAGAATTGATAGACTTGGGGAAGGAATTGTTCTTTATCTAAGACAAGAAGGTAGAGGCATAGGACTTTTAAATAAATTAAGAGCTTATAATCTTCAAGAAGAAGGTATGGATACACTAGATGCAAACTTACATCTTGGTTTTGGTGCAGATATGAGAGATTATGCTGTTGCTGCACAGATGTTAAAAGCATTAGGGGTAAAATCTATAAAACTTTTAACTAATAATCCATTAAAAATTAACGGACTTGAAGAATATGGAATGCCTGTTGTTGAAAGAGAAGAAATTGAGATTGAAGCTAATAAGATTAATAAAATATACTTAAAAACTAAAAAAGAAAGAATGGGGCATCTTTTAAAAATAAAATAA
- the ribD gene encoding bifunctional diaminohydroxyphosphoribosylaminopyrimidine deaminase/5-amino-6-(5-phosphoribosylamino)uracil reductase RibD: protein MDEVLDEKYMARAIELAKRGIGGVNPNPLVGAVVVKDGKIIGEGWHKKYGGPHAEVWALDEAGKNANGATIYVTLEPCSHQGKTPPCAKRIVESGIKKCVVACIDPNPLVAGKGIKIIEDTGIAVKLGVLEKEAKEINKIFFKYIENRIPYLFLKCGITLDGKIATRSGKSKWITNEIAREKVQFLRTKFMAIMVGINTVLKDNPSLDSRLDEEKFGIEKRNPFRVIIDPNLESPIEAKFLNFNDGKAIIVTSNDNKGLEKIEKYKNLGTIFIFLEGKIFKMQDILKELGKLGIDSVLLEGGSGLISTAFKENIVDAGEIFIAPKIIGDNSAIPFINGFNFDSMEEVFKLPNPKFNIYGDNISIEFENL from the coding sequence ATGGACGAAGTTTTAGATGAAAAATATATGGCAAGAGCTATTGAACTTGCTAAAAGAGGAATAGGTGGTGTAAATCCTAATCCACTTGTTGGAGCAGTTGTAGTTAAAGATGGTAAAATTATTGGTGAAGGTTGGCATAAAAAATATGGTGGTCCTCATGCAGAAGTTTGGGCTTTAGACGAAGCAGGAAAAAATGCAAACGGAGCTACAATTTATGTAACCTTAGAACCTTGTTCTCATCAAGGAAAAACTCCTCCCTGTGCTAAAAGAATTGTTGAATCAGGTATAAAAAAGTGTGTTGTTGCTTGTATTGATCCAAACCCTTTAGTTGCAGGTAAAGGTATCAAAATAATAGAAGATACTGGAATTGCAGTTAAACTTGGAGTTTTAGAAAAAGAAGCTAAAGAAATTAATAAAATATTTTTTAAGTATATAGAAAATAGAATTCCTTATCTATTTTTAAAATGTGGAATTACTCTTGATGGAAAAATAGCTACAAGAAGTGGAAAATCTAAATGGATAACCAATGAGATAGCTAGAGAAAAAGTTCAATTTTTAAGGACTAAATTTATGGCTATTATGGTGGGAATAAATACTGTTTTAAAAGATAATCCAAGTTTAGATTCAAGACTTGATGAAGAAAAATTTGGCATAGAAAAAAGAAATCCTTTTAGAGTTATTATTGACCCTAACCTTGAAAGTCCAATAGAAGCTAAGTTTTTAAATTTTAATGATGGAAAGGCAATAATAGTTACATCTAATGATAATAAAGGGCTTGAAAAAATTGAAAAATATAAAAATCTAGGAACAATATTTATTTTTCTTGAAGGAAAAATATTTAAGATGCAAGATATATTAAAAGAATTAGGAAAATTGGGAATTGATTCTGTTCTTTTAGAAGGAGGAAGTGGACTTATTTCAACTGCTTTCAAAGAAAATATAGTTGATGCAGGAGAAATATTTATTGCTCCAAAAATTATTGGAGATAATTCTGCCATCCCTTTTATAAATGGATTTAACTTTGATAGTATGGAAGAAGTTTTTAAACTTCCTAATCCTAAATTCAATATCTATGGAGATAATATATCTATTGAATTCGAAAATTTATAG
- a CDS encoding ABC transporter permease, translating to MAKNIKFYFAIFLLFFWIVLAIVAPIVAPYDPQYVDLSLKLLSPNKTYLLGTDALGRDILSRIIYGARLSISISLSIQIILLLISVPTGLFVGWRQGKEESFFDWLTMIFSTFPSFLLAMVLVGMLGAGISNMIISVVAVEWIYYARILKNSVISQKQNEYVKYAILKGMPARYILKKHIFPFVYGPILTASLMNIGNIILMISSFSFLGIGVQPNISEWGNMIHDSRTFFRNHPNLMLYPGIMILLAVGSFRFIASQIEEKFRGIK from the coding sequence ATGGCTAAAAATATAAAATTTTATTTTGCTATATTTTTATTATTTTTTTGGATAGTATTGGCAATAGTAGCTCCAATAGTAGCACCTTATGATCCTCAATATGTAGATTTATCTTTAAAATTACTTTCTCCAAATAAAACATATCTTTTAGGAACAGATGCCCTAGGTAGAGATATTTTATCAAGAATAATCTATGGAGCAAGACTTTCTATTTCAATATCACTTAGCATACAAATTATATTGTTGTTAATAAGTGTTCCAACAGGACTTTTCGTCGGTTGGAGGCAAGGGAAAGAAGAAAGCTTTTTTGATTGGTTGACTATGATATTCTCAACATTTCCAAGTTTTTTACTAGCTATGGTATTAGTTGGAATGTTAGGTGCAGGAATAAGTAATATGATAATTTCTGTTGTTGCAGTTGAATGGATTTATTATGCTAGAATTTTAAAAAATTCAGTTATATCACAAAAACAAAATGAATATGTAAAGTATGCTATTTTAAAGGGAATGCCAGCTAGATATATTTTAAAAAAACATATTTTTCCATTTGTGTATGGACCTATACTAACAGCTAGTTTGATGAATATAGGAAATATTATTTTAATGATTTCTTCTTTTTCATTTTTAGGAATAGGAGTACAGCCCAATATATCAGAATGGGGAAATATGATACATGATAGTAGAACATTTTTTAGAAATCACCCCAATCTTATGTTATATCCAGGGATAATGATATTATTAGCTGTTGGCTCATTTCGTTTCATAGCTTCACAAATTGAAGAGAAATTTAGAGGTATAAAATGA